The following coding sequences lie in one Spinacia oleracea cultivar Varoflay chromosome 1, BTI_SOV_V1, whole genome shotgun sequence genomic window:
- the LOC110797701 gene encoding transcription factor TGA2 isoform X2 has translation MADGSPMTDISTDADTDERNKRFDIVPSTHAASDSSDRSKETKDQKTLRRLAQNREAARKSRLRKKAYVQQLESSRLKLTQLEQELQRARQQGIFISSSGDQAHSTGGNGAMAFDVEYSRWLEEQNRQINELRAAVNAHAGDAELRVIVDSVVAHYEDIFRLKGNAAKTDVFHLLSGMWKTPAERCFLWLGGFRSSELLKLLVNQLEPLTEQQVINIQNLQQTSQQAEDALSQGMEQLQQSLAETLSSGSLGSSGSSGNVANYMGQMAMAMGKLGTLEGFIRQADNLRQQTLQQMHRILTTRQSARALLAIHDYFSRLRALSSLWLARPRE, from the exons ATGGCAGATGGTAGCCCAATGACTGATATTTCAACAGATGCAGACACAGATGAAAGAAACAAGAGG TTTGATATCGTTCCATCAACTCATGCTGCTTCTGATTCGAGTGACAGATCGAAGGAGACTAAAGATCAGAAG ACTCTACGAAGACTTGCTCAGAACCGTGAGGCAGCAAGGAAAAGCCGGCTGAGGAAAAAA GCCTATGTGCAACAGCTGGAAAGTAGCAGACTAAAGCTGACTCAACTTGAGCAGGAGCTCCAACGAGCACGACAACAG GGAATTTTTATTTCAAGCTCAGGGGATCAAGCTCATTCAACTGGTGGAAATG GAGCAATGGCCTTTGATGTAGAATATTCACGCTGGTTGGAAGAGCAAAACCGTCAAATCAACGAGTTAAGAGCAGCAGTAAACGCTCATGCTGGTGATGCTGAACTTCGAGTCATTGTTGATAGTGTCGTGGCACATTATGAGGATATTTTCAGGCTCAAGGGCAATGCTGCCAAGACCGATGTTTTTCATCTTTTATCGGGTATGTGGAAAACACCGGCTGAAAGGTGTTTTTTGTGGCTAGGGGGCTTCCGTTCTTCTGAGCTTCTTAAG CTACTTGTGAACCAACTGGAGCCTCTGACAGAACAGCAAGTgattaatattcaaaacttgCAGCAGACTTCACAACAGGCTGAAGATGCATTGTCTCAGGGAATGGAGCAACTGCAGCAATCACTGGCAGAAACTTTGTCGAGTGGTTCTCTTGGTTCATCGGGTTCATCTGGAAATGTTGCAAATTATATGGGTCAAATGGCTATGGCTATGGGAAAACTCGGTACTCTTGAAGGGTTTATTCGCCAG GCTGATAACCTACGGCAACAAACGCTACAACAAATGCACCGGATATTGACGACACGGCAATCAGCTCGTGCGCTTTTAGCAATTCATGATTATTTCTCTAGGTTGCGCGCTTTAAGTTCCCTTTGGCTGGCCCGCCCAAGAGAATGA
- the LOC110797701 gene encoding transcription factor TGA2 isoform X1 encodes MADGSPMTDISTDADTDERNKRFDIVPSTHAASDSSDRSKETKDQKTLRRLAQNREAARKSRLRKKAYVQQLESSRLKLTQLEQELQRARQQGIFISSSGDQAHSTGGNAGAMAFDVEYSRWLEEQNRQINELRAAVNAHAGDAELRVIVDSVVAHYEDIFRLKGNAAKTDVFHLLSGMWKTPAERCFLWLGGFRSSELLKLLVNQLEPLTEQQVINIQNLQQTSQQAEDALSQGMEQLQQSLAETLSSGSLGSSGSSGNVANYMGQMAMAMGKLGTLEGFIRQADNLRQQTLQQMHRILTTRQSARALLAIHDYFSRLRALSSLWLARPRE; translated from the exons ATGGCAGATGGTAGCCCAATGACTGATATTTCAACAGATGCAGACACAGATGAAAGAAACAAGAGG TTTGATATCGTTCCATCAACTCATGCTGCTTCTGATTCGAGTGACAGATCGAAGGAGACTAAAGATCAGAAG ACTCTACGAAGACTTGCTCAGAACCGTGAGGCAGCAAGGAAAAGCCGGCTGAGGAAAAAA GCCTATGTGCAACAGCTGGAAAGTAGCAGACTAAAGCTGACTCAACTTGAGCAGGAGCTCCAACGAGCACGACAACAG GGAATTTTTATTTCAAGCTCAGGGGATCAAGCTCATTCAACTGGTGGAAATG CAGGAGCAATGGCCTTTGATGTAGAATATTCACGCTGGTTGGAAGAGCAAAACCGTCAAATCAACGAGTTAAGAGCAGCAGTAAACGCTCATGCTGGTGATGCTGAACTTCGAGTCATTGTTGATAGTGTCGTGGCACATTATGAGGATATTTTCAGGCTCAAGGGCAATGCTGCCAAGACCGATGTTTTTCATCTTTTATCGGGTATGTGGAAAACACCGGCTGAAAGGTGTTTTTTGTGGCTAGGGGGCTTCCGTTCTTCTGAGCTTCTTAAG CTACTTGTGAACCAACTGGAGCCTCTGACAGAACAGCAAGTgattaatattcaaaacttgCAGCAGACTTCACAACAGGCTGAAGATGCATTGTCTCAGGGAATGGAGCAACTGCAGCAATCACTGGCAGAAACTTTGTCGAGTGGTTCTCTTGGTTCATCGGGTTCATCTGGAAATGTTGCAAATTATATGGGTCAAATGGCTATGGCTATGGGAAAACTCGGTACTCTTGAAGGGTTTATTCGCCAG GCTGATAACCTACGGCAACAAACGCTACAACAAATGCACCGGATATTGACGACACGGCAATCAGCTCGTGCGCTTTTAGCAATTCATGATTATTTCTCTAGGTTGCGCGCTTTAAGTTCCCTTTGGCTGGCCCGCCCAAGAGAATGA
- the LOC110797700 gene encoding NADH dehydrogenase [ubiquinone] 1 alpha subcomplex subunit 6, whose translation MAAVWRAKVPPNSANLEEARKRVFDFFKLACRSLPKVMDIYNLDDVATISQLRSTIASQLRKNAHIKDPKVIDMLIFKGMEELENIVEHSKQRHHMIGQYVVGHHGLVQEMGTKEQGLSPFLKNFYKSNYL comes from the exons ATGGCGGCTGTATGGAGAGCAAAGGTACCCCCAAACTCAGCAAATCTAGAAGAAGCTAGAAAACGAGTATTCGATTTCTTCAAATTAGCCTGCAGATCACTTCCTAAAGTCATGGATATCTACAATCTCGACGATGTCGCCACCATCTCTCAGCTTCGATCCACCATCGCCTCTCAGCTCCGTAAGAATGCCCACATCAAAGACCCTAAG GTGATCGACATGCTAATCTTTAAAGGGATGGAGGAACTAGAAAACATTGTGGAACATTCAAAGCAGCGTCATCACATGATTGGTCAATATGTTGTGGGACACCACGGACTTGTTCAGGAAATGGGTACCAAAGAGCAGGGTCTCTCCCCTTTCCTTAAGAACTTCTACAAAAGCAACTATCTCTGA